CCGCCGTCGCCAGGAGCGCCCTGCTGAGGGCCGACGCGTCGACCCGCAACCCGTTCGAGTCGATCCGGCGCTGAGTCGCGAAAGGGCTCCTTCGGCGAACTCCACGTCCCGTCGGTGGTCTCCCGCGGCGCTATGATGCCGCCCGGCCGTCGCCGAGGCGTCGGACGAGGAGACCCCGTGGCGAGCACGATCCTGACCAAGGAAGAGCTGCAGTCCTATTGGCTCGATGGCTACGTCCTGAAGCGCGGGCTGATCGACGCCGACAAGGTCCAGACCCTGCGCGACCGCTTCCAGGCCGTGACCCACGGGTCGATTCCGCCGGCCAAGGGCATGCTCGTGATGCGCGACGTGCTCGTCGCCAAGGGCAAGGTCCAGGCGGCGACGCCGGAAGAGGAGATCGCGAAGATCCAGGACTTCGCGGAGGACCCTGTCTTCTTCGGCTACGCGAAGGACGACCGGATCCTCGATGTCGTCGAGCAGATCATCGGCCCCGACATCCAGACCCTGCACACGATGCTGATCAACAAGCCGCCGAACGTCGACGGTCGCCACCCGCTCCATCAGGACCTCGTCTACTTCGGGTTCCGGCCGGCGGACAAGATCGTGGCGGCGCAGACGGCCCTCGAGCCGATGACCCGGGAGAACGGGTGCCTCTCCGTCGTCCCCGGCTCCCACGATCGCGGACTGATCGACCACGAGACGATGCCGTGGGAAGGCGCGAACGCCGGCTACTGGGGCGCCAAGGGCGTGGGGGCCCATCCCGACCGCGTGCACGTCGAGCTCGAGCCGGGCGACACGCTCTTCTTCCATCCGGTCCTCCTCCATGGATCGGGCCGCAATCGGAGCAACGGATTCCGTCGCGCGATCTCGGGGCACTACGTGTCGGCGGAGTGCGTGCGGACCTGGGCGACGCCCGACGAGGACAAGCGGCAGTTCACACTCGTGCGAGGCCGCGCCCACGACCATGCG
The DNA window shown above is from bacterium and carries:
- a CDS encoding phytanoyl-CoA dioxygenase family protein; amino-acid sequence: MASTILTKEELQSYWLDGYVLKRGLIDADKVQTLRDRFQAVTHGSIPPAKGMLVMRDVLVAKGKVQAATPEEEIAKIQDFAEDPVFFGYAKDDRILDVVEQIIGPDIQTLHTMLINKPPNVDGRHPLHQDLVYFGFRPADKIVAAQTALEPMTRENGCLSVVPGSHDRGLIDHETMPWEGANAGYWGAKGVGAHPDRVHVELEPGDTLFFHPVLLHGSGRNRSNGFRRAISGHYVSAECVRTWATPDEDKRQFTLVRGRAHDHAPPPKDVIPPAIPVDRDTYQALRQRESRRG